A window of the Lates calcarifer isolate ASB-BC8 linkage group LG18, TLL_Latcal_v3, whole genome shotgun sequence genome harbors these coding sequences:
- the LOC108890147 gene encoding transmembrane protein 60 produces MSLAQRVLLTWVFTLVFLIMLVLKLDGKVQWNWFLIFLPVWVFDGILILMLAIKMAGRCKPGYDPRNGSPDLRLRAWYLTAMLLKLGFCLTLCAKLEKLADVKLTFVCIPLWTMLLGALVELGLNIFPERREA; encoded by the exons ATGTCTCTGGCTCAGAGGGTTTTGTTGACCTGGGTCTTCACCCTGGTCTTCCTCATCATGCTGGTGCTCAAACTGGATGGGAAG GTGCAGTGGAACTGgttcctcatcttcctcccaGTCTGGGTCTTCGACGGCATCCTCATCCTCATGCTCGCCATCAAGATGGCAGGCCGCTGCAAACCCGGGTACGACCCGCGCAACGGCTCCCCGGACCTGCGTCTGCGTGCCTGGTACCTGACGGCCATGCTGCTCAAGCTGGGCTTCTGCCTGACGCTGTGTGCCAAGCTGGAGAAGCTGGCCGATGTTAAGCTGACGTTTGTGTGCATACCGCTGTGGACCATGTTGCTGGGAGCGCTCGTGGAGCTGGGGCTGAATATCTTtcctgagaggagagaggcctGA